ACGATCGGGCACTGACCTGTACTGCAGCTCCCGGCGGCGACCCCGTGCTGACCGACGAGGTGACGGAGTGCATCGGTCGGGTGCGGCGGAAGCACCGGGTCACATCGCTGGAGCCGGGACGGTTCACCACTCGACCCGGAGTTCGTGCAGACCGCGGATGAAACCGCCGGTCTTCCAGCGGAGTTCGGTGTCAGCCAGTCGCAGCTGCGGGAAGCGCCAGGTGAGAAACCAATACCCTGATCGGCCGCTGCCCGGATGGCGGCCACGGAAGGCTAGGCAGTCCCGGCATGCTGGTTTCGCGCGCCAAATCACTTGGACCACAACGTGTTTTGTCCAGGGCGGTCTGATCCTGCGTGCGGTCGGCCTGAGTCCTCACCACTCGACCTGGAGCCGGTGGAGACCCCGGACGAAAACGCCCTTCTTCCACTGCAGTTCGTCCTCGGCCAGCCGCAGCTGCGGGAAGCGCCGGGTGAGTTCGCCGAGGCCGGTCTCCAGCTCGATCTTCGCCAGTTGCGCGCCGATGCAGCGGTGCACGCCGTTGCCGAAGGCCAGGTGCCGGTTGGGTGTGCGGGCCGGGTCGAACTCGTCGGGTGCGTCGAACGCCGCGGCGTCGTGGTTGGCGGAGGTCAGCGAGACCAGTACGGTGTCGCCCGCGGCGATGGTCGCCCCACCCAGTTCGACTGCAGCGGTGGCCACCCTGGGGAGGTTCACCGCGAAACCCTCCAGCGGGACGTGGCGCAGCAGCTCGTCCACCGCGGACGGGATGAGCTCGGGGTGCTCGACTAGCTTGCGCCACTGGTCGGGAAGCTCGGTGAGCAGCACGGCCACCGAGTTCGCCAGGTGGTTCTTGGTCGTTTCGTGCCCGGCGTTGAGCAGCGTGAGGCCGAACAGCACGAGCTCGTTCTCGGTCAGCCGGTCGTCCTCGTCGCGCGCCGCGATGAGCAGGCTGAGCAGGTCATCGGTCGGGGAGCGGCGCTTCTCCGCGACCAGGCTCGCGATGTAGTCGGACAGCTGCGTCCACCCGGCCTGGACTTCCTCGATCGGCAACCCGGACACGGTGAAGGTCAGCTCGGTCCAGTCCTGGAAGGTGGCCCGGTCGGCGTCGGGCACGCCGAGCATCTCGCAGATGATCTCGATGGGCAGCGCGGCGGTGAAGTGCTCGATCAGGTCGACCGGTGGTGTCATTCCGGCGAGCTCGTCGAGCAGCCGGTCGGTCACCTCCTGCACCCGGGGCCGCAGCTGCTCGATCTGCCGGGCGGTGAACACCTTCGTGACGAGCCTGCGTAGCCGGGTGTGCTCCGGTGGATCGGTGGCGAGGATCATCCCCGGCGGCAACTCGACGGTGCCCAGCCGCGGGATACCCGGGTCGATGGCGCGGGCCAGGCTGAACCGCGCGTCGACCAGCACGGTGTTGACCTCGGCGTAGCCGGTGACGAGCCAGGCGGGCTGGCCGGACAGCAAGACCCGGGTGATCGGTGGCCCGGCGCGCAGCCGATCGAAGTCGATGCCGCCGTCTGCGGTGGTGAACGGGAACTCCGGGAGTTCGCTTTCGGTCGTGGGCACAACGCCTCCTCGGCGGTGGCGGTCCGGGATCGGCACCTGCGAGGTGAGCGCTTACCACTCGACCTGGAGCCGGTGCAGGGCGTGGACGAAAACGCCCTTCTTCCACTGCAGTTCGTCGTCGGTCAGGCGCAGCTGCGGGAAGCGCCGGAGGAGACCGCCGAGCCCGGTTTCCAGCTCGATCCTCGCCAGTTGCGCGCCGAGGCAGCGGTGCACGCCGTTGCCGAAGGCCAGGTGCCGGTTGGGCAGGCGGGCGGGGTCGAACTCGTCAGGGGCGTCGAACACCGCGCTGTCGCGGTTGGCGGAGGTCAGCGAGATCAGCACGGTGTCGCCTGCGGCGATGGTCACCCCGCCCAGCTCCACGGTCGCCGTGGCCACCCTGGGAAAGGTCACCTCGTAGCCGAACAGCGGGACGTAACGCAGCAGCTCCTCCACCGCGGACGGGATGAGCTCGGGGTGCTCGATCAGCCGCTGCCACTGGTCGGGATGCTCGGTGAGCAGCATCGCCACCGAGCTCGCCAGTTGGTTCTTGGTCGTCTCGTACCCGCCGATCAGCAGGGCGAGCGCGAGCAGCACGAGTTCGTCCTCGGTCAGCTCGTCGTCCTCGTCGCGTGCCGCGGTCAGCATGCCGAGCAGGTCATCGGTGGGA
This portion of the Saccharopolyspora antimicrobica genome encodes:
- a CDS encoding cytochrome P450 translates to MPTTESELPEFPFTTADGGIDFDRLRAGPPITRVLLSGQPAWLVTGYAEVNTVLVDARFSLARAIDPGIPRLGTVELPPGMILATDPPEHTRLRRLVTKVFTARQIEQLRPRVQEVTDRLLDELAGMTPPVDLIEHFTAALPIEIICEMLGVPDADRATFQDWTELTFTVSGLPIEEVQAGWTQLSDYIASLVAEKRRSPTDDLLSLLIAARDEDDRLTENELVLFGLTLLNAGHETTKNHLANSVAVLLTELPDQWRKLVEHPELIPSAVDELLRHVPLEGFAVNLPRVATAAVELGGATIAAGDTVLVSLTSANHDAAAFDAPDEFDPARTPNRHLAFGNGVHRCIGAQLAKIELETGLGELTRRFPQLRLAEDELQWKKGVFVRGLHRLQVEW